From a single Sinorhizobium sp. RAC02 genomic region:
- a CDS encoding thermonuclease family protein — MGLSRRARDLGVAVAILALTALVVARISGESGETITGTARAADGDTLTLDGHRIRLVGMDTPEMMQICKRDGEDWRCGVAARSRLAEFLRAGAVTCQTQGTDKYDRWLARCETADGDLGGRMVREGLAVAYGGYEDEEQFAKAERKGLWGTEFDMPQQWRRMNGRPQEEAHGAEPGVLGGILATFGLN; from the coding sequence ATGGGGCTTTCCAGGCGGGCGCGCGATCTCGGCGTTGCGGTGGCGATCCTCGCGCTGACGGCGCTGGTCGTGGCGCGAATCAGCGGCGAAAGCGGCGAGACGATCACCGGCACGGCACGGGCAGCGGACGGCGACACGCTGACGCTCGACGGTCACCGCATTCGTCTTGTCGGCATGGATACGCCGGAGATGATGCAGATCTGCAAGCGCGACGGCGAGGACTGGCGCTGCGGCGTGGCCGCCCGGTCCCGACTTGCCGAGTTCTTGCGGGCCGGGGCCGTCACCTGCCAGACCCAGGGGACCGACAAATATGATCGGTGGCTGGCGCGCTGCGAAACCGCCGATGGCGACCTCGGCGGACGCATGGTGCGGGAAGGCCTCGCGGTCGCCTATGGCGGCTATGAAGACGAGGAGCAGTTCGCCAAGGCCGAGCGCAAGGGGCTGTGGGGAACCGAGTTCGACATGCCGCAGCAATGGCGCCGGATGAATGGCCGGCCGCAGGAAGAGGCGCACGGCGCGGAACCCGGCGTGCTCGGCGGCATTCTGGCAACTTTCGGCCTGAACTGA
- a CDS encoding HAMP domain-containing sensor histidine kinase encodes MSTGVSTSTDKIIVDKSRSHRNKAVSRAVRTTRERLQTATGLSPGFEREMLQLHIASTVQSALAVPMVIVLIAAGGIYLTGEIGLIAWAVLALSMHALGMIVARRARGREITADTVRRWQRRFLIAQVFMGLAWAAFALQTCGQCSGVTFDFYKGSALLVALAVTAMSTLMLRHAVLYAFTPTVVALGISATLRPDSATIGTAAIIAAAMVFLVFMTHRLRHTSAQLLSSQSEKDDLIAELEVAKSMSDEARRRAEEANLAKSRFLASMSHELRTPLNAILGFSEVMSTEVLGPLNNPVYKEYTSDIHRSGQHLLNLINEILDLSRIEAGKYDLSEDSVHLVDIAEDCIGMVQLRARAKNITIAEQVEGGMPAVWADEKALRQVILNLLSNAVKFTPQGGEVIVKAGWTAGGGQYVSIKDNGPGIPEEEIPIVLSAFGQGSIAIKSAEQGTGLGLPIVQAILAKHNGEFILKSKLREGTEAIAILPAKRVLQSLPAVTDTQAVAPRKKSFA; translated from the coding sequence ATGAGTACCGGCGTCAGCACATCGACCGACAAGATTATCGTCGACAAGTCGCGCAGCCACCGAAACAAGGCTGTTTCGCGGGCCGTCCGCACGACTCGTGAACGGTTGCAGACGGCGACGGGCCTCTCGCCGGGCTTCGAGCGCGAAATGCTGCAGCTCCACATCGCTTCGACCGTGCAGAGCGCTCTCGCCGTGCCGATGGTCATCGTGCTGATTGCGGCCGGCGGGATTTATCTGACCGGGGAAATCGGCCTCATTGCCTGGGCGGTTCTGGCCTTGAGCATGCATGCGCTGGGCATGATCGTCGCGCGTCGCGCGCGTGGGCGGGAAATCACCGCCGACACCGTCCGACGCTGGCAACGCCGATTCCTCATCGCACAGGTTTTCATGGGACTTGCCTGGGCGGCCTTCGCCTTGCAGACCTGCGGTCAGTGCAGCGGCGTGACGTTCGATTTCTACAAGGGATCGGCACTGCTCGTCGCACTCGCGGTGACGGCCATGAGCACGCTCATGCTACGTCATGCGGTTCTCTACGCCTTTACGCCGACAGTCGTTGCCCTCGGTATTTCGGCGACCCTGCGTCCGGATTCGGCAACCATCGGCACGGCGGCGATCATCGCGGCAGCCATGGTTTTCCTGGTGTTCATGACGCACCGTCTGCGCCACACCAGTGCTCAGTTGCTCTCCTCCCAGTCGGAAAAGGATGACCTGATCGCTGAACTGGAAGTGGCAAAATCCATGTCGGACGAAGCGCGCCGCCGGGCGGAAGAGGCAAACCTCGCCAAATCCCGTTTCCTGGCCTCGATGTCGCATGAACTGCGCACGCCGCTGAACGCCATTCTCGGCTTTTCCGAGGTGATGTCGACGGAGGTGCTGGGGCCGCTCAACAACCCCGTCTACAAGGAATACACGTCCGACATCCATCGCTCCGGGCAGCACCTGCTGAACCTCATCAACGAGATTCTCGACCTCTCGCGCATCGAAGCGGGCAAATACGATCTCTCCGAGGATTCCGTGCATCTGGTCGATATCGCGGAAGACTGCATCGGCATGGTGCAGTTGCGCGCGCGCGCCAAGAACATCACCATTGCCGAACAGGTCGAGGGCGGCATGCCGGCGGTCTGGGCGGATGAAAAGGCGCTGCGCCAGGTCATCCTGAACCTGCTGTCGAACGCGGTGAAGTTCACGCCGCAGGGCGGCGAAGTCATCGTCAAGGCCGGGTGGACAGCCGGCGGTGGCCAGTATGTCTCGATCAAGGATAACGGCCCGGGTATTCCCGAAGAGGAAATCCCGATCGTGCTCTCCGCCTTCGGCCAGGGTTCCATCGCCATCAAGAGCGCCGAGCAGGGCACCGGCCTCGGCCTGCCGATCGTTCAGGCCATCCTTGCCAAGCACAATGGCGAATTCATCCTGAAATCCAAGCTGCGCGAAGGCACCGAGGCGATTGCCATCCTGCCGGCCAAGCGCGTGCTCCAGAGCCTGCCTGCCGTCACCGACACGCAGGCCGTTGCCCCCCGCAAAAAGAGTTTTGCCTGA
- a CDS encoding class I SAM-dependent methyltransferase, protein MTKIDEDALAEAYNRALSLEKSGDFDAAAKAYAEVLALDPEDHGGAAVRLASMGRGETPEKAPDAYVTTLFDQHAEVFDNVLVEQLGYCVPLLVRQRFQALDMSPFKRVLDLGCGTGLTGGALRDMAEDITGVDLSENMVEIAHEKDLYETLYVAEAVDFLDDNDDEPFDLITATDVLPYLGALEPLFFGAAENLVAGGHFIFSSETLPEETFAGRPFMVGPHQRFAHAADYVRQRLDETGFDIVEITDITVRMEEGEPIAGHLVLAKHRG, encoded by the coding sequence ATGACCAAGATCGACGAAGATGCGCTCGCGGAAGCCTATAACCGCGCCCTTTCGCTGGAAAAATCCGGCGATTTCGATGCTGCCGCCAAGGCCTATGCCGAAGTGCTGGCGCTCGATCCCGAAGACCACGGCGGTGCCGCTGTGCGCCTCGCCTCGATGGGCCGCGGCGAGACGCCGGAAAAGGCGCCTGACGCCTATGTCACCACCCTCTTCGACCAGCACGCCGAAGTTTTTGACAACGTGCTCGTCGAGCAGCTCGGCTATTGCGTGCCGCTGCTCGTGCGCCAGCGGTTCCAGGCGCTTGATATGAGTCCGTTCAAGCGCGTGCTCGATCTCGGCTGCGGCACCGGGCTGACCGGTGGCGCGCTGCGCGACATGGCCGAAGACATCACCGGCGTCGACCTCTCGGAAAACATGGTCGAAATCGCCCACGAGAAGGATCTCTACGAAACCCTCTACGTCGCCGAAGCCGTCGACTTCCTTGACGACAACGACGACGAGCCCTTCGACCTGATTACCGCGACGGACGTGCTCCCCTATCTCGGCGCACTCGAGCCGCTGTTCTTCGGCGCTGCGGAAAATCTCGTGGCCGGCGGCCACTTCATCTTTTCGTCCGAAACCCTGCCGGAAGAAACCTTCGCCGGTCGGCCCTTCATGGTCGGCCCGCACCAGCGCTTTGCCCATGCCGCGGACTACGTCCGCCAGCGTCTCGATGAAACCGGCTTCGACATCGTCGAGATCACCGATATCACCGTGCGCATGGAAGAAGGCGAGCCGATCGCCGGCCATCTGGTGCTGGCGAAACATCGCGGCTGA
- a CDS encoding DUF2270 domain-containing protein translates to MPGDMSPLSHSAEVKPTGSPALPVTSMETINTMVHYYRGELGRMAGWRNRIDQTSNWAITVVAALLSVSLSTPTSHHGVLLFAMLLVTLLLMIEARRYRFFDVYRARVRQLERFYFAEILNPRGQLALDWAAPIAKSLRKPEFLISYRDAACRRLRRNYCWMYLILLLAWALKISSSTMQSQTGSSKDIALAFEHVVAKAALGPIPGGFVLCFLAIFYAAIAYFSLKVDMSDTELAHGSVHV, encoded by the coding sequence ATGCCTGGCGATATGTCCCCCTTGTCGCATTCGGCTGAAGTCAAGCCGACCGGCAGTCCCGCCTTGCCGGTGACGTCGATGGAGACGATCAATACGATGGTGCACTACTATCGCGGCGAGCTCGGGCGAATGGCCGGCTGGCGCAACCGGATCGACCAGACGTCGAACTGGGCGATTACCGTGGTGGCGGCACTGCTGTCCGTCTCGCTCTCGACGCCGACCTCGCATCACGGCGTGCTGCTTTTCGCCATGCTGCTGGTGACGCTGCTGCTGATGATCGAGGCGCGGCGCTATCGTTTCTTCGATGTCTACCGGGCGCGGGTGCGGCAGCTCGAGCGGTTCTATTTTGCCGAAATCCTCAACCCGCGCGGGCAGCTTGCCCTCGATTGGGCGGCGCCGATCGCCAAAAGCCTGCGCAAGCCGGAATTCCTGATCAGTTACCGCGATGCGGCCTGTCGGCGGCTGCGGCGGAACTATTGCTGGATGTATCTCATCCTGCTTCTGGCCTGGGCGTTGAAAATCTCGTCCTCGACGATGCAGAGCCAGACGGGGTCGAGCAAGGACATCGCGCTTGCTTTCGAGCATGTGGTGGCCAAAGCGGCGCTCGGGCCTATCCCCGGCGGTTTCGTGCTCTGCTTCCTGGCGATTTTCTATGCCGCGATCGCCTACTTTTCTCTCAAGGTGGACATGTCCGACACGGAATTGGCGCACGGCTCGGTTCACGTCTAG
- a CDS encoding aspartate-semialdehyde dehydrogenase, with protein sequence MTNDMAMQLKGYGVTTAQILYRMPDHQQFLQAYIWQHYDLAPDFPEMKSFLKFWQEKLDGPIHSVRYVHRRLISATEWRALKGEFILN encoded by the coding sequence ATGACAAATGACATGGCAATGCAGCTCAAGGGCTACGGCGTGACCACGGCCCAGATCCTCTATCGCATGCCGGATCACCAGCAGTTCCTGCAAGCCTATATCTGGCAGCACTACGATCTCGCCCCCGACTTCCCGGAAATGAAGAGTTTTCTGAAATTCTGGCAGGAGAAGCTGGATGGCCCGATCCACTCGGTGCGCTACGTCCACCGCCGGCTGATCTCGGCGACGGAATGGCGCGCACTCAAGGGTGAGTTCATCCTCAACTGA
- a CDS encoding ABC transporter permease, producing the protein MSYVTTLIPPQAAPPAPPKPFTASRFFGNIFMGVWLALAIGIFLMITGGWDPEKFAKYGPNYLSGLGVTLLLVGLSVALGGLISLPLAFARMSKNPVLSWFSYGYVYFFRGTPLLMQLFLIYYGLGSFSAELKAWGLWWFFRDAWNCALLTFTLNTAAYQAEILRGAIESVGRGQHEGAAALGLPKKVAFFKVILPQALIVALRPYGNEIILMIKGSAIVAIVTVLDLMGETRLAFSRTFDPQAYLWAALMYLLMVELLRNLWAWLETRLTRHLKR; encoded by the coding sequence ATGAGCTACGTCACCACCCTCATCCCGCCGCAAGCCGCGCCGCCGGCTCCGCCGAAGCCCTTCACCGCCAGCCGCTTCTTCGGCAACATCTTTATGGGTGTGTGGCTGGCGCTTGCCATCGGCATCTTCCTGATGATCACCGGCGGTTGGGATCCGGAAAAATTCGCGAAATACGGGCCGAACTACCTGTCCGGCCTCGGCGTCACGCTGCTTCTGGTGGGGCTCTCGGTTGCGCTCGGCGGCCTTATCTCGCTGCCGCTCGCCTTCGCGCGCATGTCGAAGAACCCGGTCCTCTCCTGGTTTTCCTACGGCTATGTCTATTTCTTCCGCGGCACGCCGCTGCTGATGCAGTTGTTCCTCATCTATTACGGCCTCGGCAGTTTCTCCGCCGAGCTCAAGGCCTGGGGCCTGTGGTGGTTTTTCCGCGATGCGTGGAACTGCGCGCTTTTGACCTTCACGCTCAACACTGCCGCCTATCAGGCCGAGATCCTGCGCGGCGCTATCGAGAGCGTGGGGCGCGGTCAGCATGAGGGCGCAGCCGCCCTCGGCCTGCCGAAAAAGGTCGCCTTCTTCAAGGTCATCCTGCCACAGGCGCTGATTGTGGCGTTGCGCCCCTACGGCAACGAGATCATCCTGATGATCAAGGGATCCGCCATCGTTGCCATCGTCACGGTCCTCGACCTGATGGGCGAAACCCGCCTCGCCTTCTCGCGCACCTTCGACCCGCAAGCCTATCTGTGGGCCGCGCTGATGTATCTCCTCATGGTGGAGCTGCTGCGCAATCTCTGGGCCTGGCTGGAAACCCGCCTGACCCGCCACTTGAAGCGCTGA
- a CDS encoding ABC transporter permease, with the protein MSGFFTAIVEAVTAFIGIIDPFCGPVGIFNLFLGKTLLACGAAGWGDEIAFGFLVTASLAIATLPVGLLMGFFIALAKQSEEKSLRLSANIYTTLFRGLPELLTLFIVYYGLQILVQNLVAAMGYDGTIEINAFFAGMFALGLVFSAYCSEVLLSAFKAIPRGQYEAGYALGLHEGRTMQLIVLPQLIRVALPGLGNLWMALLKDTALVSVIGLPDILRQTGIAARVTKEAFQFYTVACALFLILAFLSSLVFSSIESWAKRSEVAR; encoded by the coding sequence ATGAGCGGGTTCTTCACCGCCATCGTCGAGGCGGTAACCGCATTTATCGGGATCATCGATCCCTTTTGCGGGCCGGTCGGCATCTTCAATCTTTTCCTGGGCAAGACGCTCCTGGCGTGTGGTGCTGCCGGCTGGGGCGACGAGATCGCCTTCGGGTTCCTGGTGACGGCAAGCCTCGCCATCGCGACCCTGCCCGTCGGCCTGCTGATGGGCTTCTTCATTGCGCTGGCAAAGCAGTCGGAAGAAAAGTCGCTCAGACTTTCGGCCAATATCTACACAACGCTCTTCCGCGGCCTGCCGGAACTGCTGACGCTGTTCATCGTCTATTACGGCCTGCAGATCCTCGTGCAAAACCTCGTCGCCGCGATGGGATATGATGGCACGATCGAGATCAATGCCTTCTTCGCCGGCATGTTCGCGCTCGGCCTTGTCTTCTCGGCCTATTGTTCGGAAGTGCTGCTCTCCGCCTTCAAGGCCATTCCACGTGGCCAGTATGAGGCAGGTTACGCGCTCGGTCTCCACGAGGGCCGCACCATGCAGCTCATCGTGTTGCCGCAGCTGATCCGCGTCGCCCTGCCCGGCCTCGGAAACCTGTGGATGGCACTCCTGAAGGACACTGCCCTCGTCTCCGTCATCGGCCTGCCGGACATTCTGCGCCAGACGGGCATCGCGGCACGCGTCACCAAGGAAGCCTTCCAGTTCTACACCGTCGCCTGCGCGCTCTTCCTCATCCTTGCTTTCCTTTCGTCGCTGGTCTTCTCCAGCATCGAGAGCTGGGCCAAGCGCTCGGAGGTCGCGCGATGA
- a CDS encoding ABC transporter substrate-binding protein — protein sequence MRISKRFTLAASAAVIALFASSAMAEGEKIVIGTEGAYPPFNNLESDGTLTGFDVDIAKALCEEMKAECTFVTQDWDGIIPALIAKKFDAIVASMSITAERKEKVDFSKKYYNTPPAIIVPKDSEIKEATPEALAGKALGAQGSTTHSNYAQAHMKDADIKMYPTADEYKLDIANGRIDAAIDDVVVLSEWLKTEAGACCKLLGTLPIDPVINGEGAGIAVRKGETALADKLTAAIAAIRASGKYQEINAKYFPFDVYGD from the coding sequence ATGCGTATTTCCAAACGTTTCACGCTCGCAGCTTCGGCTGCGGTCATCGCCCTCTTCGCATCGTCCGCGATGGCTGAAGGCGAGAAGATCGTGATCGGCACGGAAGGCGCCTACCCGCCCTTCAACAACCTCGAATCCGACGGCACGCTGACCGGCTTCGACGTCGACATCGCCAAGGCGCTCTGCGAGGAAATGAAGGCCGAGTGCACTTTCGTCACGCAGGACTGGGACGGCATCATCCCGGCGCTCATCGCCAAGAAGTTCGACGCGATCGTCGCCTCCATGTCGATCACCGCTGAGCGCAAGGAGAAGGTCGACTTCTCCAAGAAGTACTACAACACGCCGCCGGCCATCATCGTGCCGAAGGATTCCGAGATCAAGGAAGCAACACCTGAAGCGCTGGCCGGCAAGGCACTCGGCGCGCAGGGCTCGACGACGCATTCCAACTATGCCCAAGCGCATATGAAGGACGCCGACATCAAGATGTATCCGACGGCTGACGAGTACAAGCTCGACATCGCCAACGGCCGCATCGATGCCGCCATCGACGACGTGGTGGTGCTGTCCGAATGGCTGAAGACCGAAGCCGGCGCCTGCTGCAAGCTGCTCGGCACGCTGCCGATCGACCCGGTCATCAACGGCGAAGGCGCCGGCATCGCGGTCCGCAAGGGCGAAACGGCGCTCGCCGACAAGCTCACCGCGGCGATCGCGGCCATCCGCGCCAGCGGCAAGTACCAGGAAATCAACGCCAAGTACTTCCCGTTCGACGTCTATGGCGACTGA
- a CDS encoding OmpA family protein — protein MTFRSKLFATVALPVLSTVLIATPTLADALMKPFEVAQENTGEGQPSEEDLLLQQQQQQQDDAQRAAEEEQQRQADEQKAAEDAENAAAEQKAAEEEAQRAAGEEQQRQADEQKAAEDAENAAAEQKAAEEEAQRAAGEEQQRQADEQKAAEDAEKAAAEQKAAEEEAQRAAGEEQQRQADEQKAAEDAEKAAAEQKAAEEEAQRAAGEEQQRQAEEQKAAEDAEKAAAEQKAAEEEAQRAAGEEQQRQADEQNAAGEQKPAEEQQAEQPVQQQDGITEETTTGEQPAAEEREKPAVAVEETPAETGTDQPATAETGETPVEEPVVETLTEEQKQEIAEDPSKTDETVVLPVENGAAVLDSDKDADKAGGRKGREDRRKQREELRAQDEAVPVPESDDSAQAEISEEVREAVPGKIEAAINEDGERVEKAPDFAMPETTNIINNTVINNTIVNNNTVNNTTVDNTTIDNSVTEVNVIERIENRTVLEVGDQLIVRGDDRPRLRRDSEEVFYDNLARGRVRETITRPGGVRIVTIYNRYGDIIQRSRVGRDGREYILVYAPELEGDAPRPGLVDVGYELPPMRLRIPVSDYIIDTSSEPDRDFYEFLSEPPVERVERVYSIDEVKHSARLRDKVRRIDLDTITFATGSAEVPMSQARTLRSVAEAMQKVLDKDPGETFLIEGHTDAVGADKPNLVLSDERAESVASLLTEVYGVPPENLQTQGYGERFLKVRTDVAEQQNRRVTIRRVTTLVRPMAKAN, from the coding sequence ATGACTTTCCGCTCCAAACTTTTTGCAACCGTTGCGCTGCCGGTTCTGTCGACGGTGCTGATCGCGACGCCGACGCTCGCAGACGCGCTGATGAAACCGTTCGAGGTTGCGCAGGAAAATACCGGCGAAGGGCAGCCGAGCGAGGAAGACCTGCTTCTGCAACAGCAGCAACAACAGCAGGATGATGCCCAGCGCGCCGCCGAAGAAGAGCAGCAGCGTCAGGCCGACGAACAGAAGGCCGCCGAGGACGCTGAAAACGCCGCTGCCGAACAGAAGGCTGCCGAAGAGGAAGCCCAGCGTGCTGCTGGTGAAGAGCAGCAGCGTCAGGCCGACGAACAGAAGGCCGCCGAGGACGCTGAAAACGCCGCGGCCGAACAGAAGGCTGCGGAAGAGGAAGCCCAGCGTGCTGCCGGTGAAGAGCAGCAGCGTCAGGCTGACGAACAGAAGGCCGCTGAAGACGCTGAGAAAGCCGCGGCCGAACAGAAGGCTGCCGAAGAGGAAGCCCAACGTGCTGCCGGTGAAGAGCAGCAGCGCCAGGCTGACGAACAGAAGGCCGCTGAAGACGCTGAGAAAGCCGCGGCCGAACAGAAGGCTGCCGAAGAGGAAGCCCAACGTGCTGCTGGAGAAGAGCAGCAGCGCCAGGCTGAGGAACAGAAGGCCGCTGAAGACGCTGAGAAAGCCGCGGCCGAACAGAAGGCTGCGGAAGAAGAAGCCCAGCGTGCGGCCGGTGAAGAGCAGCAGCGTCAAGCTGACGAACAGAATGCTGCCGGAGAACAGAAGCCGGCCGAGGAACAGCAGGCCGAGCAGCCTGTGCAGCAACAGGACGGCATTACCGAGGAAACCACGACCGGCGAACAACCCGCGGCCGAAGAGCGTGAGAAGCCAGCCGTTGCCGTTGAGGAAACGCCGGCCGAAACCGGTACGGATCAGCCTGCGACCGCCGAGACCGGCGAAACGCCTGTCGAAGAGCCGGTCGTGGAGACGCTGACGGAAGAACAGAAGCAGGAAATCGCCGAAGACCCGTCGAAGACGGACGAGACGGTCGTTCTGCCGGTCGAAAACGGTGCCGCGGTGCTCGACAGCGACAAGGACGCCGACAAGGCCGGTGGCCGGAAGGGTCGCGAGGACCGTCGCAAGCAGCGCGAGGAATTGCGTGCACAGGACGAGGCAGTGCCGGTGCCGGAATCGGATGATTCCGCCCAGGCCGAAATCTCCGAGGAGGTCCGCGAGGCCGTTCCCGGCAAGATCGAGGCGGCCATCAACGAGGACGGCGAGCGGGTCGAGAAGGCACCGGACTTCGCCATGCCCGAGACGACGAACATCATCAACAACACGGTGATCAACAATACGATCGTCAACAACAATACCGTCAACAACACGACGGTCGACAACACGACGATCGATAACAGCGTCACCGAGGTCAATGTGATCGAGCGGATTGAAAACCGCACGGTGCTGGAGGTCGGCGACCAGTTGATCGTGCGCGGCGACGACCGGCCGCGTCTGCGCCGCGATTCGGAAGAGGTTTTCTACGACAACCTCGCCCGGGGCCGCGTCCGCGAGACGATCACGCGTCCCGGCGGCGTACGCATCGTAACGATCTACAATCGCTACGGCGATATCATCCAGCGCTCGCGGGTCGGCCGGGACGGCAGGGAGTACATCCTCGTCTATGCACCGGAACTTGAAGGCGATGCGCCGCGTCCTGGTCTGGTCGATGTCGGATACGAACTGCCGCCGATGCGTCTGCGCATTCCGGTCAGCGACTATATTATCGACACGTCGAGCGAGCCGGACCGCGATTTCTACGAGTTCCTCTCCGAGCCGCCTGTCGAGCGCGTGGAGCGGGTCTATTCGATCGATGAGGTGAAACACTCGGCCCGTCTGCGCGACAAGGTGCGCCGCATCGACCTCGATACGATTACATTCGCGACGGGCAGCGCCGAAGTGCCGATGTCGCAGGCGCGCACGCTACGCAGCGTGGCGGAGGCGATGCAGAAGGTGCTCGACAAGGATCCGGGTGAGACTTTCCTCATCGAGGGCCATACCGACGCGGTCGGCGCAGACAAGCCGAACCTCGTGCTGTCCGACGAGCGCGCCGAATCGGTTGCGAGCCTGCTGACCGAGGTTTACGGCGTCCCGCCGGAAAACCTCCAGACGCAGGGATACGGCGAGCGCTTCCTGAAAGTACGCACCGACGTGGCCGAACAGCAGAACCGCCGCGTCACCATTCGTCGCGTCACGACGCTGGTGCGTCCTATGGCGAAAGCGAACTGA
- a CDS encoding OmpA family protein gives MGKRTTLLATVALPLASLVWQPVEAAVMRPAFVSEGVPHVITVQSEGDLSEEELRRQRRERKQAREEQQGDEGQQQDRQKAREERRQKQREAEGEQQQQGDRQKAREERRQKQREAEGEQQQQEERLKAREERRQKQREAEGEQQQQQDRQKAREERRQKQREAEGEQQQQEERQKAREERRQKQREAEGEQQQQEERLKAREERRQKQREAEGEQQQQQDRQKAREERRQKQREAEGEQQQQDERLKAREERRQKQREAEGEQQQQEERLKAREERRQKQREAEVDEQQQEAREKVREERRRKRDEGRERIARDPSKTTDTIELPFIDGAAVLDSDKESDNRRDSSREERRRKRAEERRNADVRVPESDRDAQIGWKDRDRVEYEPAERERGERRDRRPRYADRDGWRVEREVEDRFVINFGDRVIVRSDDGGRLSRRAAETYFEDLPNGRVREVIIRPNGDRVVTIRNRYGEVIQRSRINSAGREYVMFYAPEIDRDSRPTFVDPGERLPPMRLTIPVDDYIIDTSAEDRHDYREFLDRPPVEPVERVYTLDEVKYSARIRDKVRRIDLDTITFATGSSEISMNQASSLRKVADAINEILDKDPGETFLIEGHTDAVGSDESNLVLSDERAEAVANVLTDVYDIAPENLATQGYGERYLKIETESAEQLNRRVTIRRVTPLVKPVAMAE, from the coding sequence ATGGGCAAGAGAACAACACTTCTGGCAACGGTGGCTTTGCCGCTCGCGTCGCTGGTTTGGCAACCGGTGGAGGCGGCGGTGATGCGCCCCGCATTCGTCTCCGAGGGCGTGCCGCACGTCATTACCGTTCAAAGCGAAGGCGATCTTTCCGAGGAAGAACTGCGCCGTCAGCGGCGCGAACGCAAGCAGGCCCGTGAGGAGCAACAGGGCGACGAGGGGCAACAACAGGATCGTCAGAAGGCGCGCGAAGAGCGCCGCCAAAAGCAGCGTGAGGCTGAGGGCGAGCAGCAACAGCAGGGCGATCGTCAGAAAGCCCGTGAAGAGCGTCGCCAGAAGCAGCGCGAAGCTGAAGGTGAACAGCAGCAGCAGGAAGAGCGGCTGAAGGCGCGCGAAGAACGCCGCCAGAAGCAGCGTGAAGCTGAGGGCGAGCAGCAACAGCAGCAGGATCGCCAGAAGGCGCGCGAAGAGCGCCGCCAGAAGCAGCGCGAGGCGGAAGGCGAACAGCAGCAGCAAGAAGAGCGGCAGAAGGCGCGCGAGGAGCGTCGGCAGAAGCAGCGCGAAGCTGAAGGTGAACAGCAGCAGCAGGAAGAGCGGCTGAAGGCGCGTGAAGAACGCCGCCAGAAGCAGCGTGAAGCTGAGGGCGAGCAGCAACAGCAGCAGGATCGCCAGAAGGCGCGCGAAGAGCGCCGCCAGAAGCAGCGCGAGGCGGAAGGCGAACAGCAGCAGCAGGACGAGCGGCTGAAGGCGCGCGAAGAACGTCGCCAGAAGCAGCGCGAGGCTGAAGGTGAACAACAGCAGCAGGAAGAGCGGCTGAAGGCGCGTGAAGAGCGTCGCCAGAAGCAGCGTGAGGCCGAGGTCGACGAGCAACAGCAGGAAGCCCGGGAGAAGGTTCGCGAAGAGCGCCGTCGCAAGCGCGACGAAGGCCGTGAACGGATTGCCAGGGATCCCTCCAAGACGACGGACACGATCGAACTACCGTTCATCGATGGTGCGGCTGTGCTCGACAGCGACAAAGAATCGGATAATCGCCGGGACTCGTCGCGTGAGGAACGTCGCCGCAAGCGTGCGGAAGAACGGCGCAATGCCGATGTCCGTGTTCCTGAATCCGACCGGGACGCCCAGATCGGCTGGAAGGACCGCGATCGCGTCGAGTACGAACCGGCCGAGCGCGAGCGGGGCGAACGCCGTGACCGTCGTCCGCGTTATGCCGATCGTGATGGCTGGCGCGTCGAGCGCGAAGTGGAAGACCGCTTCGTGATCAACTTCGGCGACCGTGTCATCGTGCGTTCGGACGATGGCGGTCGTCTGTCACGCCGTGCGGCGGAAACCTATTTCGAGGACCTGCCGAACGGCCGCGTTCGCGAAGTCATCATACGGCCGAACGGCGACCGGGTCGTTACGATCCGCAACCGCTACGGTGAGGTCATCCAGCGCTCGCGCATCAACAGTGCCGGCCGTGAATATGTGATGTTCTATGCGCCGGAAATCGATCGCGACAGTCGGCCGACCTTCGTCGATCCCGGCGAGCGCCTTCCGCCGATGCGCCTGACCATTCCCGTCGACGACTATATCATCGACACGTCCGCCGAGGATCGTCACGACTATCGCGAGTTCCTCGACCGGCCGCCGGTGGAGCCCGTTGAAAGGGTCTACACGCTGGATGAAGTCAAGTATTCCGCGCGTATCCGCGACAAGGTGCGTCGCATCGACCTCGATACGATCACGTTCGCGACCGGTTCTTCCGAGATTTCGATGAACCAGGCGTCGTCGCTGCGCAAGGTGGCGGATGCGATCAACGAGATCCTCGACAAGGATCCAGGCGAAACCTTCCTTATCGAGGGGCATACGGACGCCGTCGGCTCGGACGAATCGAACCTCGTGCTCTCCGACGAGCGCGCCGAGGCTGTCGCCAACGTTCTGACGGACGTCTACGACATCGCGCCGGAAAACCTCGCGACGCAGGGTTATGGCGAGCGCTACCTGAAGATCGAGACGGAGAGTGCGGAACAGCTCAACCGCCGCGTCACGATCCGCCGCGTGACCCCGCTGGTAAAGCCGGTCGCAATGGCCGAGTAA